A single genomic interval of Xyrauchen texanus isolate HMW12.3.18 chromosome 8, RBS_HiC_50CHRs, whole genome shotgun sequence harbors:
- the LOC127648153 gene encoding uncharacterized protein LOC127648153, with amino-acid sequence MRRKTIAKRILFNGYEGFEEHHEETGARENHILSQEATKNRKRRGINGAEISACNVEFVKFKTRAFEVDKSIGDATRDADFTVEEFGSLQSHSRAELIAMVLSKQRELDGLREQLRSLTACGKLAQTLEELIERSERWLSCSNETATLSSPKVLEGSGPPSDISHPTVPSGRTTECASSNQQRCGQFEVTQTVPQRNGTLLEQKVITADLLERCNTGTTAQKLTNDLLRSLYDRDCLASHSISGIINGKRGMPKPALPALEIQAILRTVQRFFPGKTDSEIKGYIRQKLQNEAKRLRKRPHPADDRLVGSFEEAGAMFEH; translated from the exons ATGAGGAGAAAAACAATAGCAAAGCGCATCCTGTTTAATGGATACGAGGGATTCGAGGAGCATCATGAAGAAACCGGCGCGAGGGAGAATCACATCCTCAGT CAAGAAGCAACGAAGAACAGAAAACGGAGAGGGATAAATGGAGCAGAGATCTCAGCGTGTAATGTTGAATTTGTGAAGTTCAAAACAAGG GCGTTTGAGGTTGACAAGTCAATAGGAGATGCTACAAGGGATGCAGATTTTACTGTGGAG GAGTTCGGAAGTCTCCAATCCCATTCAAGGGCAGAGCTTATTGCCATGGTGCTGAGTAAGCAGAGGGAGCTGGACGGCCTCAGGGAGCAACTCAGGAGCCTTACAG CATGTGGGAAGTTGGCACAGACTCTGGAAGAGTTAATTGAGAGGAGTGAGAGATGGCTGAGCTGTAGCAACGAAACCGCAACTCTAAGTTCTCCAAAGGTGCTCGAGGGAAGCGGGCCACCCAGTGATATTTCTCATCCAACGGTGCCCAGTGGAAGAACGACTGAATGTGCAAGTTCAAATCAGCAGAGATGTGGTCAGTTTGAGGTCACACAAACAGTGCCACAAAGGAATGGAACACTTCTTGAGCAGAAA GTTatcactgctgatcttctggagcGCTGCAACACAGGGACCACCGCTCAAAAACTTACCAACGACCTGCTGCGCAGTCTGTACGACAGAGACTGCCTGGCTTCTCACTCTATCTCAGGCATAATTAACGGCAAGCGAGGGATGCCTAAACCAGCTCTTCCTGCTCTTGAGATCCAGGCCATTCTGA GGACAGTGCAACGGTTCTTCCCCGGAAAGACAGATTCGGAAATAAAGGGCTACATTCGACAGAAGCTTCAGAATGAGGCCAAGAGACTTCGAAAAAGGCCACACCCAGCTGATGATCGATTGGTAGGCTCTTTCGAAGAGGCGGGAGCAATGTTTGAGCATTGA